The following proteins are encoded in a genomic region of Triticum dicoccoides isolate Atlit2015 ecotype Zavitan chromosome 1B, WEW_v2.0, whole genome shotgun sequence:
- the LOC119307362 gene encoding uncharacterized protein LOC119307362, which produces MATTRLGLLLLLFTLLAGTAVFSVSAARNVPAETVVADPVGAEPSAYEMLEKFGFPKGILPVGVTGYTLRRSDGAFQVFMDKDCEFEVDGGYKLTYKQTISGRVAGGSLWDLRGVSVKIFFVNWGIDQVLMADADHLMFYVGPLSQAFTSDNFEESPQCRCRGHGVADVGEGAGVGVAAM; this is translated from the coding sequence ATGGCCACCACGCGACTCGGCCTCCTACTCCTCCTATTCACGCTGCTCGCCGGCACCGCCGTCTTCTCCGTCTCCGCCGCCCGCAACGTCCCCGCCGAGACGGTGGTCGCGGATCCGGTCGGCGCCGAGCCGAGCGCCTACGAGATGTTGGAGAAATTCGGGTTCCCGAAGGGAATCCTCCCGGTGGGCGTCACCGGCTACACGCTCCGGCGGTCGGACGGCGCGTTCCAGGTGTTCATGGACAAGGATTGTGAGTTCGAGGTGGACGGCGGGTACAAGCTTACCTACAAGCAGACGATCTCCGGAAGGGTGGCCGGCGGCAGCTTGTGGGACCTCCGGGGCGTCTCGGTGAAGATCTTCTTCGTCAACTGGGGCATCGACCAGGTGCTCATGGCCGACGCCGACCACCTCATGTTCTACGTCGGGCCGCTCTCCCAGGCCTTCACGTCGGACAACTTCGAGGAGTCCCCGCAGTGCAGGTGCCGCGGCCATGGCGTCGCGGACGTTGGCGAGGGCGCCGGCGTCGGCGTGGCGGCGATGTAG